One genomic segment of Alphaproteobacteria bacterium HT1-32 includes these proteins:
- a CDS encoding LPS export ABC transporter periplasmic protein LptC, with protein sequence MTDAPSASCIFMTACGRVWSEMSDASPEAPPGTPRRQRSSNAGGNYSRFVSLMRVALPTIALIVVVSLVIWPKLQGEDDRFRLGFSALSAKEAEALNMVNGQFFGSDENDRPFTITADLITQQGLEGERVELESPKADITLDDGTWLVLTADSGRYTEASRKLNLVGSVNLYHDSGYEIRSPTAQIDLQRGEALSNDDVAGQGPFGTLKAEGFRLIDKGKRIVFIGKSRVILYPGGEPPVTN encoded by the coding sequence ATGACGGACGCCCCGTCGGCATCCTGCATATTCATGACTGCCTGCGGGCGGGTGTGGTCTGAGATGAGCGACGCCAGCCCGGAAGCCCCTCCCGGCACCCCGCGCCGCCAGCGGTCTTCCAACGCCGGTGGCAATTACTCGCGGTTTGTCAGCCTGATGCGGGTCGCCTTGCCAACCATCGCCCTTATTGTCGTCGTCTCACTGGTGATCTGGCCGAAACTCCAGGGTGAAGATGATCGTTTCCGGCTTGGCTTCTCTGCCCTGAGCGCCAAGGAAGCCGAGGCTCTCAATATGGTGAATGGCCAGTTTTTCGGCTCGGACGAGAATGACCGTCCCTTCACAATCACTGCCGACCTGATCACCCAGCAGGGTCTGGAAGGCGAGCGGGTCGAGCTTGAATCCCCGAAGGCAGATATCACCCTTGATGACGGAACCTGGCTGGTGCTGACGGCAGATTCCGGGCGCTATACCGAGGCCAGCCGCAAACTTAATCTGGTCGGATCCGTTAATCTCTACCACGATTCCGGCTATGAAATCCGCTCGCCGACGGCCCAGATTGATCTTCAGCGCGGTGAAGCACTCAGCAATGATGATGTCGCCGGACAGGGTCCGTTCGGCACATTGAAGGCTGAGGGTTTCCGCCTGATTGACAAGGGCAAGCGAATTGTCTTTATCGGCAAATCCCGGGTCATCCTCTATCCTGGTGGTGAACCGCCCGTGACCAATTAG
- a CDS encoding KpsF/GutQ family sugar-phosphate isomerase produces the protein MNKVQTAINKTPDGDIHPDIASARRVLLAEADGVRAVADLLDESFIKAVDIMQAVTGRIIVSGMGKSGHIGNKITATLASTGTPAQFVHPAEASHGDLGMITPADAVLGLSYSGEATELSDLIHYTRRFNIPLISIVSREGSTLGRAADVTLLLPRFVEACPMGLAPTTSSTATLALGDALAVALLERRGFSANDFRQFHPGGKLGSSLLKVDDLMHSGEDMPTAQLDEAMDRVLLTVTEKRLGCAGILDDGGKLVGIMTDGDLRRHMSPDLLRARAGDIMTAAPVTIKPGMLAAEAVRIMNERSITQLFIVDDGRPVGILHIHDCLRAGVV, from the coding sequence ATGAACAAGGTTCAGACAGCCATTAACAAGACACCGGACGGTGATATCCATCCGGACATCGCATCAGCACGGCGTGTATTGCTGGCTGAAGCTGATGGTGTACGCGCTGTCGCTGACCTTCTCGACGAGTCCTTTATCAAAGCTGTCGACATCATGCAGGCTGTCACCGGCCGCATTATCGTCAGCGGTATGGGTAAAAGCGGCCATATCGGGAACAAGATCACCGCCACCCTGGCCTCTACCGGCACGCCGGCACAGTTTGTTCATCCGGCTGAGGCCAGTCACGGCGATCTCGGGATGATCACCCCGGCTGATGCCGTGCTCGGACTGTCCTATTCCGGTGAGGCGACCGAGCTTTCCGACCTCATACATTATACCCGCCGGTTCAATATCCCGCTTATCTCCATTGTCAGCCGGGAAGGCTCGACGCTTGGGCGGGCTGCTGATGTGACCCTGCTGCTGCCGCGGTTTGTCGAGGCCTGCCCGATGGGACTGGCACCCACCACCTCATCCACGGCTACGCTGGCGCTGGGCGATGCCCTTGCCGTCGCCCTGCTGGAAAGACGCGGATTTTCAGCAAATGATTTCCGGCAGTTTCACCCCGGCGGCAAACTCGGCAGTTCCTTGCTGAAGGTCGATGACCTCATGCATTCCGGCGAGGATATGCCGACGGCACAGCTTGACGAGGCGATGGACCGGGTTCTGCTGACGGTCACCGAAAAACGTCTGGGTTGCGCCGGCATTCTGGATGATGGCGGCAAACTTGTCGGCATCATGACCGACGGTGATTTGCGGCGCCATATGAGCCCTGATCTGCTCCGTGCACGGGCTGGCGACATCATGACCGCAGCGCCGGTTACCATAAAGCCGGGCATGCTTGCAGCCGAGGCCGTGCGCATCATGAACGAGCGTTCCATTACCCAGCTGTTTATCGTCGATGACGGACGCCCCGTCGGCATCCTGCATATTCATGACTGCCTGCGGGCGGGTGTGGTCTGA
- a CDS encoding ribonuclease D, with protein sequence MHRTGSLSVPTQQENDRVTKKPAIHLHHGDLPSGLSFGDSVAVDSETMGLRVRRDRLCLVQLRGRDGDVHLVKFERGQYDAPNLKALMEDRSVLKIFHFARFDVAAFRAWLGADTGPIFCTKIASKLTRTYTDRHGLKDCCRELLQVDLSKEQQSSDWGAPDLSEAQKGYAASDVLHLHALMDIFNSRLEREDRREIAEACFGFLPTRAELDLLSYEDTDIFAHS encoded by the coding sequence ATGCACCGCACCGGTTCCCTATCGGTGCCGACACAACAGGAAAATGACCGAGTGACCAAAAAACCAGCCATCCACCTCCATCATGGCGACCTGCCATCCGGACTCTCCTTTGGCGACAGTGTCGCCGTTGATTCCGAAACCATGGGGCTGCGGGTCCGGCGCGACCGGCTTTGTCTGGTTCAGCTGCGCGGTCGGGATGGCGATGTTCATCTGGTCAAATTCGAACGGGGACAATATGACGCGCCGAACCTGAAAGCGCTCATGGAAGACCGTTCCGTTCTCAAAATATTCCACTTCGCCCGGTTCGATGTCGCTGCCTTCCGGGCCTGGCTCGGTGCCGATACCGGTCCGATTTTCTGCACAAAGATCGCTTCGAAACTGACCCGCACCTACACTGACAGGCACGGCCTGAAGGATTGCTGCCGGGAACTGCTGCAGGTTGACCTCTCGAAAGAGCAGCAAAGTTCCGACTGGGGTGCCCCCGATCTCAGCGAAGCCCAGAAAGGCTATGCAGCCTCAGACGTCCTGCATCTCCATGCCCTGATGGATATCTTCAACAGCCGGCTGGAGCGCGAAGATCGCAGGGAAATCGCCGAGGCCTGTTTCGGCTTCCTGCCAACGCGGGCGGAACTCGACCTGCTGTCATACGAAGATACTGATATATTTGCGCATTCCTGA
- the urtC gene encoding urea ABC transporter permease subunit UrtC encodes MITRALYERLDAKGKIFLAVLFLAALVVSVGNLAFPPDSALHVPTYIVSLLGKYLTYALLALSVDLVWGYCGVLSLGHAAFFALGGYAMGMYLMRQIGSRGVYGHPVLPDFMVFLNYQELPWFWYGFDMFWFACVMVVVAPGLLAFIFGWFAFRSRVTGVYLSIISQAMTFALLLSFFRNDMGFGGNNGLTDFKEIIGFDIQSDGTRVGLFLASAIALAAGYLLCRAIVTSRFGKVLVGVRDAESRTRFLGFRVERYKLFVWTLSACMAGVAGALYVPQVGIINPGEFAPANSIEVVIWVAVGGRGSLVGAALGAVLVNAGKTYFTGAIPEFWLFALGGLFVVVTLFLPKGILGLMSSRRRRRDKSDDDGPAAVKHQTAGQEAD; translated from the coding sequence ATGATCACACGTGCCCTCTATGAACGACTGGATGCCAAGGGAAAAATCTTCCTCGCTGTTCTGTTTCTGGCGGCCCTTGTTGTCAGCGTCGGTAATCTGGCATTCCCGCCGGATTCAGCACTGCATGTCCCGACCTATATTGTCTCGCTGCTGGGAAAATATCTGACCTATGCCCTGCTGGCCCTGTCAGTAGATCTGGTCTGGGGATATTGCGGCGTGCTGTCGCTGGGCCATGCGGCGTTCTTTGCCCTCGGTGGTTACGCTATGGGCATGTATCTGATGCGCCAGATCGGCAGCCGGGGTGTTTATGGCCATCCTGTACTGCCTGACTTCATGGTCTTCCTGAACTATCAGGAACTGCCATGGTTCTGGTATGGCTTCGACATGTTCTGGTTTGCCTGTGTCATGGTGGTCGTGGCACCGGGCCTGCTGGCCTTCATCTTCGGCTGGTTTGCCTTCCGGTCACGGGTGACGGGAGTTTACCTCTCGATCATCAGCCAGGCGATGACCTTTGCGTTGCTGCTGTCCTTTTTCCGAAATGACATGGGATTCGGCGGCAATAACGGGCTGACCGATTTCAAGGAAATCATCGGGTTTGATATTCAGTCCGATGGCACAAGGGTCGGCCTGTTCCTGGCCTCTGCGATTGCGCTGGCGGCAGGCTATCTGTTGTGCCGGGCCATCGTGACCTCACGGTTCGGCAAGGTGCTGGTTGGTGTGCGGGATGCGGAAAGCCGTACGCGCTTTCTGGGCTTCCGTGTTGAACGCTACAAGCTGTTTGTCTGGACCCTGTCGGCCTGCATGGCCGGGGTTGCCGGGGCGCTTTATGTGCCGCAGGTGGGCATCATCAATCCCGGCGAGTTCGCACCGGCAAACTCCATCGAAGTGGTGATCTGGGTTGCGGTCGGTGGTCGTGGTTCACTGGTCGGAGCGGCGCTGGGCGCGGTTCTGGTGAATGCAGGCAAGACATACTTCACCGGCGCGATACCGGAGTTCTGGCTGTTTGCGCTGGGCGGGCTGTTTGTCGTCGTCACCCTGTTCCTGCCGAAAGGTATCCTTGGCCTGATGTCCTCACGGCGGCGACGCCGGGACAAGTCAGATGATGATGGCCCGGCTGCTGTGAAACACCAGACGGCCGGTCAGGAGGCGGATTGA
- the rpoN gene encoding RNA polymerase factor sigma-54, translating into MAISPRLDLRQSQSLVMTPQLQQAIKLLQMGSIELQTYVEQELERNPLLERDDDFVEDRRDDERGGNDTPVQDSKSDDESYDPSDLKDTSEFSDSGTLGESDDMPYDADYDNTFDTDEAGAVRSASAVEDWGSGGSRDFSGGDTDFDQFSAAELTLREHITEQLVFELDDPVDRIIASHLIDMLDDAGYLTGDPETVADALNCTPEQVETVRQKLQQLEPPGLFSRSLADCLGAQLRDQNRFDPCIQALLENLELVGKRDFARLREICNASNEDLSEMLEEIRQLDPKPGLRFQHTLVEHLIPDVLMRPQPGGGWIIELNPDALPKVLINNQYYAVLSAKAHSKDDKHYISEQFQTANWLVRSLHQRATTIMKVATELVRQQDQFFVRGVTGLKPLVLRTIADAIDMHESTVSRVTANKYIATPRGIFEMRYFFTQAIAGTDGESSHSAESVRHSIRSLIDAEDPRKILSDDRIVELLRAEGIEIARRTVAKYREAMRIPSSVQRRREKSAEKL; encoded by the coding sequence ATGGCTATTTCACCTCGCCTGGATCTGCGTCAGTCACAATCACTTGTGATGACCCCCCAATTGCAGCAGGCCATCAAGCTGTTGCAGATGGGCAGCATTGAACTTCAGACCTATGTTGAACAGGAACTGGAGCGCAACCCGCTGCTTGAGCGGGATGACGACTTTGTCGAGGATCGCCGGGACGACGAACGCGGGGGCAATGACACCCCGGTTCAGGACAGCAAATCCGATGATGAAAGCTACGACCCGTCCGACCTGAAAGATACCAGCGAATTCTCGGACTCCGGCACACTCGGCGAATCCGACGACATGCCGTATGACGCTGATTACGATAACACCTTCGACACCGACGAAGCCGGGGCCGTGCGCTCTGCCAGCGCCGTTGAAGACTGGGGCAGTGGTGGCAGCCGTGACTTCTCGGGTGGTGACACGGATTTCGATCAGTTTTCCGCAGCCGAACTGACGCTGCGCGAACATATCACGGAACAACTGGTGTTCGAGCTGGACGATCCGGTCGACCGGATTATCGCCTCTCATCTGATCGATATGCTGGATGATGCCGGCTATCTGACAGGTGATCCGGAAACCGTTGCCGATGCCCTGAACTGCACCCCTGAACAGGTTGAAACGGTACGCCAGAAGCTCCAGCAACTCGAACCACCCGGCCTGTTTTCACGCAGTCTTGCGGATTGTCTGGGTGCCCAGTTGCGGGATCAGAACAGATTTGACCCCTGCATACAGGCCTTGCTTGAGAATCTGGAACTCGTCGGCAAACGCGATTTCGCCAGGCTCCGGGAAATCTGCAATGCCAGCAACGAAGACCTCTCGGAAATGCTGGAAGAAATCCGCCAGCTCGACCCAAAACCCGGATTGCGGTTTCAGCATACTCTGGTTGAACATCTGATCCCCGATGTCCTGATGCGGCCGCAACCCGGCGGCGGATGGATCATCGAGCTGAATCCGGATGCCCTGCCGAAAGTGCTGATCAACAATCAGTACTACGCCGTGCTCTCCGCCAAAGCGCATTCCAAAGACGACAAGCACTACATCTCTGAGCAGTTCCAGACCGCGAACTGGCTTGTCCGCTCCCTGCATCAGCGGGCGACCACCATCATGAAGGTCGCAACCGAGCTTGTGCGCCAGCAGGATCAGTTCTTCGTCAGGGGCGTCACAGGTCTGAAACCACTGGTATTACGCACAATTGCCGATGCGATCGATATGCATGAAAGCACCGTCAGCCGGGTGACCGCGAACAAGTATATCGCCACCCCACGCGGCATTTTCGAAATGCGGTATTTCTTCACGCAGGCCATTGCCGGAACTGATGGAGAATCATCTCATTCGGCGGAGTCTGTCCGTCACAGCATTCGCAGCCTGATAGACGCGGAAGATCCCCGGAAAATTCTGTCCGATGACAGAATTGTCGAATTGCTGCGGGCAGAGGGGATCGAAATCGCCCGCAGAACGGTCGCAAAATATCGTGAAGCCATGCGGATACCGTCTTCTGTCCAGCGGCGACGCGAAAAATCGGCTGAAAAGCTGTAA
- the urtE gene encoding urea ABC transporter ATP-binding subunit UrtE has product MLKLENIDLYYGAAQALRRVSLEAEVGEVTCLLGRNGVGKTSLLRAVVGQHPVASGHLSWCNEDIAGLAPFDRARRGIAFIPQGREIFPLLTVKENLETGYAPLPRKDRFVPEEVFELFPVLADMLGRRGGDLSGGQQQQLAIGRAMVMRPKLLVLDEPTEGIQPSIIKDIGRAISFLRDRGDMAILLVEQYFEFARDLADSFAVMDRGEIVLSGTRAEMNEADVRRRLTV; this is encoded by the coding sequence ATGCTGAAGCTGGAGAATATTGACCTCTATTACGGGGCGGCGCAGGCCCTTCGCCGGGTCTCGCTGGAGGCGGAAGTCGGTGAGGTCACCTGTCTGCTGGGGCGTAATGGGGTTGGCAAGACCAGCCTGTTGCGGGCGGTGGTTGGTCAGCATCCCGTCGCGAGTGGGCACCTGAGCTGGTGCAATGAGGATATTGCCGGGCTGGCGCCGTTCGATCGTGCCCGGCGTGGCATTGCCTTCATTCCGCAGGGACGGGAGATTTTCCCGCTGCTGACGGTAAAGGAAAATCTCGAAACCGGCTATGCCCCGCTGCCCCGGAAGGACCGCTTTGTACCGGAGGAAGTCTTTGAGCTGTTTCCTGTACTGGCAGATATGCTCGGACGACGGGGCGGTGATCTGTCCGGCGGGCAACAGCAGCAACTGGCGATTGGCCGCGCCATGGTGATGCGCCCGAAACTGCTGGTTCTGGATGAGCCGACGGAAGGTATTCAGCCGTCCATCATCAAGGATATCGGTCGCGCAATTTCCTTTCTGCGTGACCGGGGTGACATGGCGATCCTGCTGGTGGAGCAATATTTTGAATTTGCCCGTGACCTGGCAGACAGCTTTGCTGTCATGGACCGTGGCGAGATCGTGCTGTCGGGAACCCGTGCAGAGATGAATGAAGCGGATGTCCGGCGGCGCCTGACGGTATAG
- the lptB gene encoding LPS export ABC transporter ATP-binding protein — protein sequence MSSVDGPRLVAQNSGLIATSIGKRFRKRLVLRDVSITVQRGEAVGLLGPNGAGKTTSFYCITGLIKPDFGEIMLDGRDITDLPMYRRARLGIGYLPQEASIFRGMTVENNIRAVLELIEPNREKREAILEALLAEFSITHLRRAPALALSGGERRRVEIARALASQPHFILLDEPLAGIDPIAVNDIRDLVAHLKDRGLGVLITDHNVRETLDIVDRAYILHDGMVLMEGSPQEIVSHEDVRRVYLGERFSL from the coding sequence ATGAGCAGCGTCGACGGACCACGATTGGTAGCACAAAATTCCGGGCTGATTGCCACGAGCATCGGCAAGCGATTCCGGAAGCGTCTGGTCCTGCGCGATGTTTCGATCACCGTTCAGCGGGGCGAAGCCGTCGGGCTTCTGGGACCGAATGGTGCCGGCAAGACCACCTCCTTCTATTGCATCACCGGGCTTATCAAGCCGGACTTTGGCGAAATCATGCTGGACGGTCGCGACATCACCGATCTGCCGATGTACCGGCGGGCCAGACTGGGCATTGGTTATCTGCCACAGGAAGCATCCATTTTTCGTGGCATGACCGTCGAAAACAATATCCGTGCCGTCCTCGAACTGATCGAACCTAATCGCGAGAAGCGGGAAGCCATTCTGGAAGCCCTGCTGGCTGAATTCTCGATCACCCATCTGCGGCGGGCGCCGGCCCTGGCCTTGTCCGGTGGTGAGCGCCGGCGGGTGGAAATCGCCCGTGCGCTGGCCAGCCAGCCACATTTCATTCTGCTCGACGAGCCGCTGGCCGGGATTGATCCGATTGCCGTGAACGATATTCGTGACCTGGTCGCTCATCTCAAGGACCGTGGCCTTGGCGTGCTCATTACCGATCATAATGTCCGGGAGACCCTCGACATTGTTGACCGGGCCTACATCCTCCACGATGGCATGGTATTGATGGAGGGTTCGCCTCAGGAGATTGTGTCGCACGAAGATGTGCGGCGCGTTTATCTCGGCGAAAGATTCAGCCTTTAA
- the urtA gene encoding urea ABC transporter substrate-binding protein, producing the protein MRETLKNMLCAGVVAGTALTATVANAQDTIKVGILHSLSGTMAISETTLKDAMLMLIEEQNKKGGVLGKMLEPVVVDPASDWPLFAEKARELIQVSKVDAVFGCWTSVSRKSVLPVFEELNSLLFYPVQYEGEESQRNVFYTGAAPNQQAIPAVDYLMAQGVERWVLAGTDYVYPRTTNKILETYLKDKGVAESDIMINYTPFGHSDWQTIVSDVKKFGSAGKKTAVVSTINGDANVPFYKELANQGIKAEDIPVVAFSVGEEELAGIDTAPLVGHLAAWNYFMSGTSPENEEFIKKWQAFTKNPKRVTNDPMEAHYIGFNMWIKAVEKAGTTDPDAVIDSIVGVSVPNLTGGLSAMMPNHHITKPVLIGEVQADGQFETVWETPGLVVGDAWSDFLPGSKDLISDWRKPMSCGNFNTATGKCGGQGS; encoded by the coding sequence ATGAGGGAAACACTTAAAAACATGCTCTGTGCAGGCGTAGTCGCCGGTACGGCTCTGACGGCAACGGTGGCGAACGCACAGGATACGATCAAGGTCGGTATCCTGCATTCGCTGTCCGGTACGATGGCGATCAGTGAGACGACGCTGAAAGACGCAATGCTGATGCTCATTGAAGAGCAGAACAAGAAGGGTGGCGTCCTTGGCAAGATGCTGGAGCCTGTGGTTGTCGATCCGGCTTCCGACTGGCCACTGTTCGCGGAAAAGGCCCGCGAGCTGATCCAGGTCTCAAAGGTTGATGCGGTGTTCGGTTGCTGGACTTCAGTTTCCCGGAAATCAGTTCTGCCGGTTTTTGAAGAGCTGAACAGCCTGTTGTTCTATCCGGTTCAGTATGAGGGTGAGGAAAGCCAGCGGAACGTCTTCTATACGGGTGCGGCTCCGAACCAGCAGGCTATTCCGGCTGTTGATTACCTGATGGCGCAGGGGGTTGAGCGCTGGGTTCTGGCGGGGACGGATTATGTCTATCCGCGGACGACGAACAAAATCCTCGAGACCTATCTCAAGGACAAGGGCGTCGCTGAATCCGATATCATGATCAACTACACGCCGTTCGGTCATTCCGACTGGCAGACCATTGTCTCCGACGTGAAGAAATTCGGCTCTGCCGGCAAGAAGACTGCCGTCGTTTCCACGATCAATGGTGACGCGAACGTTCCTTTCTATAAGGAACTGGCCAACCAGGGCATCAAGGCAGAAGACATTCCTGTCGTTGCTTTCTCTGTCGGTGAAGAAGAACTGGCCGGTATTGATACGGCACCGCTCGTCGGTCACCTGGCGGCATGGAATTACTTCATGTCCGGGACATCGCCGGAGAATGAAGAGTTCATCAAGAAATGGCAGGCCTTTACAAAGAATCCGAAGCGCGTGACCAACGATCCGATGGAGGCGCATTACATCGGTTTCAACATGTGGATCAAAGCGGTTGAAAAGGCCGGTACGACCGATCCGGATGCGGTGATCGACTCAATCGTCGGTGTCTCCGTGCCAAATCTGACTGGTGGCCTGTCGGCGATGATGCCGAACCACCACATCACCAAGCCGGTCCTGATTGGCGAAGTGCAGGCAGATGGTCAGTTTGAAACTGTCTGGGAAACGCCGGGTCTGGTCGTCGGTGACGCATGGTCCGATTTCCTTCCGGGTTCGAAAGACCTGATCTCGGACTGGCGCAAGCCGATGTCCTGCGGAAACTTCAATACCGCAACTGGCAAATGTGGTGGTCAGGGAAGCTGA
- the urtB gene encoding urea ABC transporter permease subunit UrtB, with translation MRIVFALVILIASPVLSHAQSDDLLAGVQALGQGSFDDRAKAIDALAATGDPAVAPVLQALSDGDVYTKPDGTVVIGRRGGNGLLLFDPLSGEQTGDVGSRAVKKVRVNNNLRRALRSALGGLTLRSPDPKVRHTAVESIFKARDAGMIELVDQALETEKDNDIRQLLAEARAAAILNSPADEAEKITAVSVLVDRGDREALSLLKAAQNGAEGDLKAALDKGVAGIEQELQLWGALQNVWYGLSLGSVLLLAAFGLAITFGVMGVINMAHGEMVMLGAYTTYVVQDIIRTSAPGLFDYSLMIALPLAFLVSGSVGVGIERGVIRFLYGRPLETLLATWGISLILQQAVRTIFGPTNQEVGAPEFMSGAFQLGELTITNNRLWIIVFSLLVMGLLMLVLRRTSFGLQMRAVTQNRAMASSMGIRTPWVDAMTFGLGSGIAGIAGVALSQIDNVSPNLGQSYIIDSFMVVVFGGVGNLWGTLVGAMTLGIANKFLEPYAGAVLAKIFVLVFIILFIQKRPRGLFAQKGRAVES, from the coding sequence ATGCGCATTGTCTTTGCCCTTGTCATTCTGATCGCGTCGCCGGTGCTGTCCCATGCACAGTCCGATGACTTGCTGGCTGGTGTTCAGGCACTGGGTCAGGGCAGTTTTGATGATCGCGCAAAAGCAATTGATGCCCTTGCTGCAACTGGCGATCCTGCTGTCGCGCCTGTTTTGCAGGCACTGTCGGATGGCGACGTCTATACAAAGCCTGACGGTACGGTGGTTATTGGCCGTCGGGGTGGAAACGGCCTGCTGCTGTTTGATCCGCTGAGTGGTGAGCAGACCGGTGATGTCGGCTCGCGTGCGGTGAAAAAAGTTCGGGTTAATAACAATCTTCGCCGTGCCCTGCGCTCTGCCCTCGGCGGGCTAACCCTGCGGTCCCCGGATCCGAAAGTGCGTCACACGGCAGTTGAGTCGATCTTCAAGGCTCGTGATGCGGGTATGATCGAACTGGTTGATCAGGCGCTGGAGACTGAGAAAGACAATGATATCCGCCAGCTTCTGGCTGAAGCCCGGGCCGCCGCGATACTGAATTCCCCTGCTGATGAAGCTGAAAAAATCACCGCGGTGTCTGTGCTGGTTGATCGCGGTGACCGTGAAGCGCTTTCACTGCTGAAAGCTGCGCAGAATGGTGCCGAAGGCGATCTGAAAGCAGCTCTCGATAAAGGTGTGGCGGGCATAGAGCAGGAATTGCAGCTCTGGGGTGCACTCCAGAATGTCTGGTACGGGCTGTCGCTGGGCTCGGTCCTGCTGCTGGCGGCTTTTGGTCTCGCCATCACCTTCGGTGTCATGGGTGTGATCAACATGGCGCACGGCGAAATGGTCATGCTGGGGGCTTACACAACCTACGTCGTGCAGGACATCATCCGCACCTCCGCGCCGGGTTTGTTCGATTATTCGCTGATGATTGCGCTGCCGCTGGCTTTCCTGGTTTCCGGTTCGGTTGGTGTCGGGATTGAGCGCGGCGTCATCCGGTTTCTGTATGGCAGGCCACTGGAAACTCTTCTGGCGACCTGGGGTATTTCACTGATCTTGCAGCAGGCCGTCCGCACAATCTTCGGGCCGACAAATCAGGAGGTCGGAGCACCTGAATTCATGTCCGGTGCCTTTCAGCTTGGCGAACTGACGATCACGAACAACCGGCTCTGGATTATCGTATTTTCCCTGCTCGTCATGGGATTGCTGATGCTGGTGCTGCGCCGGACCAGTTTCGGTTTACAGATGCGGGCCGTGACGCAGAACCGTGCGATGGCCAGTTCAATGGGCATTCGCACCCCCTGGGTTGACGCGATGACCTTTGGCCTGGGGTCGGGCATTGCCGGTATCGCAGGTGTCGCGCTGAGCCAGATTGATAATGTCAGTCCAAATCTGGGACAGTCCTACATTATCGACAGTTTCATGGTCGTGGTGTTCGGCGGTGTCGGGAATTTGTGGGGAACGCTGGTCGGCGCCATGACGCTGGGGATCGCCAACAAGTTTCTTGAACCTTATGCCGGGGCGGTGCTGGCCAAGATATTCGTACTCGTCTTCATCATCCTGTTCATTCAGAAACGCCCCCGCGGTCTGTTTGCACAGAAGGGCCGGGCGGTGGAATCATGA
- the urtD gene encoding urea ABC transporter ATP-binding protein UrtD, which translates to MSVEDSLLYLDGVSVSFDGFKALNNLSLILRPGEMRAIIGPNGAGKTTMMDVITGKTRPDSGTVLFGASTDLTRLDEADIAELGVGRKFQKPTIFEGHTVEDNILLALKQPRGVFDTLFARMSSEITDRIDEILATIRLTHLRKASGDSLSHGQKQWLEIGMLLAQDPKLLLVDEPVAGMTDAETAETARLLREISENHSVVVVEHDMEFVRDLGVKVTVLHEGSVLAEGSIDQVSANERVIEVYLGR; encoded by the coding sequence ATGAGCGTTGAAGACAGTCTTTTGTATCTTGATGGCGTCAGCGTCAGCTTTGATGGCTTCAAGGCCCTGAACAACCTGTCGCTGATTCTGCGTCCGGGCGAAATGCGGGCCATCATCGGGCCGAACGGGGCGGGCAAGACAACGATGATGGATGTCATCACCGGCAAGACACGACCGGACAGTGGCACTGTGTTGTTTGGTGCCAGCACTGATCTGACCAGGCTGGATGAGGCGGATATTGCCGAGCTGGGTGTCGGTCGGAAGTTTCAGAAGCCGACAATCTTTGAAGGCCACACGGTCGAGGACAATATTCTCCTCGCCCTGAAACAGCCGCGTGGGGTGTTCGATACCCTGTTTGCCCGGATGTCATCGGAGATTACGGACCGGATTGACGAAATACTGGCGACGATCCGTCTGACACATCTGCGAAAGGCTTCCGGCGACAGCCTGAGCCACGGACAGAAACAGTGGCTGGAGATCGGGATGCTGCTGGCGCAGGACCCCAAATTGTTGCTGGTGGACGAACCGGTGGCAGGGATGACTGACGCCGAAACGGCCGAGACCGCACGGTTGCTGCGTGAGATCAGCGAGAACCATTCGGTTGTGGTGGTTGAGCATGACATGGAGTTTGTTCGCGATCTTGGTGTGAAGGTCACCGTTCTCCACGAAGGGTCAGTTCTGGCGGAAGGATCAATTGATCAGGTCAGCGCAAACGAACGCGTTATTGAAGTTTATCTCGGGCGGTAA